One window from the genome of Oryza glaberrima chromosome 3, OglaRS2, whole genome shotgun sequence encodes:
- the LOC127766774 gene encoding cytochrome P450 714B2, protein MEVGMVVVVAAKVLVSLWCVGACCLAAYLYRVVWVAPRRVLAEFRRQGIGGPRPSFPYGNLADMREAIAAARQQLAEARRRRRARDGGGGGGDGGGIVHDYRPAVLPFYEKWRKDYGPIFTYSMGNVVFLHVSRPDVVRDINLCVSLDLGKSSYLKATHEPLFGGGILKSNGEAWAHQRKIIAREFFLDKVKGMVDLMVDSAQTLLKSWEEGIDKNGGTIDIKIDDDIRAYSADVISRTCFGSSYIKGKNIFLKIRELQKAVSKPNVLAEMTGLRFFPIKRNKQAWELHKQVHKLILEIVKESGEERNLLRAILLSASSSKVELAEAENFIVDNCKSIYFAGYESTAVTAAWCLMLLGLHPEWQDRVREEVQEVCAGQPVDSQSLQKMKNLTMVIQETLRLYPAGAFVSRQALQELKFGGVHIPKGVNIYIPVSTMHLDPNLWGPDVKEFNPERFSNAQPQLHSYLPFGAGARTCLGQGFAMAELKTLISLIISKFVLKLSPNYEHSPTLKLIVEPEFGVDLSLTRVQGAYRH, encoded by the exons atggaggtgggcatggtggtggtggtggcggcgaaggtGTTGGTGAGCCTGTGGTGCGTGGGGGCGTGCTGCCTCGCGGCGTACCTGTACCGCGTCGTGtgggtggcgccgcggcgggtgCTCGCCGAGTTCAGGAGGCAGGGCATCGGCGGGCCGCGCCCTTCCTTCCCCTACGGCAACCTCGCCGACATGCGggaggccatcgccgccgccaggcaGCAGCTGGCGGAggcgcgacgccgacgacgagcacgcgacggcggcggcggcggcggcgacggcggcggcatcgtgCACGACTACCGCCCCGCCGTGCTGCCCTTCTACGAGAAGTGGAGGAAAGACTACG GTCCAATATTCACTTACTCCATGGGGAACGTCGTGTTCCTTCACGTGAGCCGGCCTGACGTGGTTCGGGACATCAACCTCTGTGTGTCGTTGGACCTGGGCAAGAGCTCCTACCTCAAGGCGACGCACGAGCCCCTGTTCGGTGGGGGCATCCTCAAATCCAACGGAGAGGCGTGGGCACACCAGAGAAAGATCATTGCCCGTGAGTTCTTCCTGGACAAGGTCAAG GGCATGGTGGATCTGATGGTAGATTCTGCGCAAACACTGCTTAAGTCATGGGAAGAAGGAATAGACAAAAATGGCGGGACCATAGACATAAAGATTGATGATGACATAAGGGCTTACTCTGCAGACGTTATCTCTAGAACATGCTTTGGAAGCAGCTACATCAAAGgaaagaatatatttttaaagatcAGAGAACTACAAAAGGCTGTGTCCAAGCCAAATGTACTAGCTGAAATGACTGGCCTAAG GTTTTTTCCCATAAAGAGGAACAAGCAAGCGTGGGAGCTTCACAAACAAGTGCACAAACTAATACTAGAAATTGTGAAGGAAAGCGGAGAAGAAAGGAACTTACTACGTGCAATTCTTCTTAGTGCAAGCAGCAGTAAGGTGGAGCTCGCTGAGGCAGAGAACTTTATAGTGGATAACTGCAAGAGTATATATTTTGCAGGATATGAGAGCACAGCTGTCACAGCTGCCTGGTGTCTAATGCTCCTTGGACTACATCCAGAGTGGCAGGATAGGGTACGGGAAGAAGTGCAGGAGGTCTGTGCAGGCCAGCCAGTAGACTCTCAGTCCCTTCAGAAAATGAAGAAT TTGACAATGGTGATCCAGGAGACTTTGCGTTTGTACCCAGCTGGTGCCTTTGTATCAAGGCAGGCCCTTCAGGAACTGAAGTTTGGGGGTGTACATATACCAAAAGGTGTCAACATCTACATCCCTGTTTCCACAATGCACCTTGATCCTAACCTGTGGGGTCCAGATGTGAAAGAATTCAACCCAGAGCGCTTCTCCAATGCACAACCCCAGCTACATTCCTACTTGCCATTTGGCGCTGGTGCTCGAACTTGCCTTGGTCAGGGCTTTGCTATGGCTGAACTCAAAACCCTAATTTCCCTCATCATCTCCAAGTTTGTATTGAAGCTCTCACCAAACTATGAGCATTCTCCAACACTGAAACTCATTGTGGAACCAGAATTTGGTGTGGACCTCAGTTTAACGAGAGTGCAAGGTGCATATAGACACTAA